The Candidatus Thiopontia autotrophica region GTGGTGATCGAAGCTTTAACCAAGGAACCCCCGAAAAAGCTTAATGGGATGGAGGAGTGATTGACTATGAAACCAGGTCGTTCAGCAACGCTGGCGGGGAGTGCTCTGGTTCTTGCTATTGCGGCCGGGGGTGGCGCGCAACAGCAACAAACTTTATACAAACCCATCAAGGAGCGTATTTATGGAGCTGATGCAGCGGCCGCTGTGGCAGATCCAACCAGACCAAAGAACGAATACAACATCAGTCTGAACTATGAGCTGGGCATGCACTGTACCGGCTTTGATTTTACCTACTGCTGTGTACTTCCACCTTACAACTCTGTCCAGGCACAGGTCATCAAGACTGCTGTGGGCGCCAAGAAATGGCCAGAGGTGCTGGAATCTGATGAGGAGGAGCACGGTATCCTCGTTGATGGCAAGAAGAGGATGAAGATCAAGTTTGGCCATACTGACAACACCTATTCAGAGGGTGACAAACTCGCCTACTGGGATGTCAAATATGATGTTAATGGTGATGGTCAGTACACAGAAAATGAGAATGTGGCCAATGCCTATTTCACCCACCTCTATGTATACAAGGATCTAAAGGGGTCAAATCCCGATGGAACCAGTGCGGATAGCAAGAAGGCACGGGTTGGAATCGAGATACCCATTCCAAAGGATAATGGCCCTGCCGGTGCTGCAGTACCAAGCCCTATGAGTGGCGGACATCTCCACTACTCTGGGGTGAAGGGCACTACTGTATTCACCAAATCACCTGTACTGGACAATGTGCCAATCGTACTGACCAACCCTGGAATCTGGGATGCACTAGGTCTGGCATTGACCCCTTGGCAGGACAGCATCATGAAACGTGACCCACTAAACATGCTGGAGAGCGAGATTCGCCCGTTCCAGGAGTCCTGGGCTGCACTGGTGGATGCAGAGTCTGGTGAGGCTATTATCGATAGCGTCAACGGCAAGCCTGTTCACTTTATTGGAACAAGCCCTATTGATATACCTAACTGTGCAAACTGCCACTCCAACAAAAATGCCAATGGAGACAAGTACAACCTCTGGAAAGTTGAGAAGGCATTCTGGAAGGCGCTGGGCGCAAGTGAGTGGATTGCAAACCTGAAGGGAACCTCTCTCTCCATTCTTGAGATGCATGATGACAAGCATGGTACGGACTTCCTCAAGAATTACGATCCAGGCTCACGCTCCAAGGACAACCGTATGGGCGGGGACCCCATCCTCTGCCAGAAGTGTCATGCAGATAACGTGATCGGTGTCCTGCAATCCAAAAAGGTTAGTGACATTATTCCTGGCGGAGAAGATCGGATAATCATGCCACTGACCGAGGCAATTCACCTGGTTCACCAGGAGAAGCGTCCACTTCCAGATAGTCAGGGCCGTACCGGATCATGTCAGGGCTGTCACCCATCACATCGTCAGGATGGCAATATGGATCGCTATCCGATAACCGAGAATGGCGAAAACCTATTTGCCAATGCGGATAATCGTGATGGCGAAGGCTGTTTTGCAGGTCGTGATGTCCACTCCAACCCTTACAAGGACAAGGATGGGGCTGGCACACCAGAGCATCTAAATGCAATTGGTAGCTGGATTCAGGCCAACGTCTCCAATATCGGCAACGGTGAGGGTGGCAAGGGCCTCTGGTGCACCAACTGTCACTCACCTCTAGCCAGAGCGCTTTATCAGGCTGACAACCTCACGCACGCATTCCGTCAGGAAGGTGCCACTCTGCGTGACAAGTCTCTGGAAGAGATCGCAGCTGGCATCGGTGTCGATATGGCAACCCTGGAGTCAATGATGGATCCCAAGGTGGTACTTGACGCTGATGGCAACGATACCCCAGGAAAATCCCAGATCCTTGCACTGTGGGATCCGGAGATTGCACATCCTGATATTGCAGTTATCGCAATCAAGGATGGAGGCCCCATGGGATCCAGGGATGAAGATGGGGACTTCAGTGTTATTCCGCTCTCTGCCAATCCTGCTGTAGATGTTGCCTCGCTGACCCTGCCTGAGGGTGCTGATGGTGCAATGGCAGTACCTTACAATGCTGCAACGCACGGTAAATCCTACTGGCTATCCGCCGGCGAGCCGCACTGTGCGGACTGTCATGCTGCCCCTTATGTTGAGGGTCAGGGTGGTGTTGCATTCCCTATCAACCAGCCAGGCAAATACAGCCTGATGCGTTATACCAAGGGGCATGCTGGTCTCGCCTGTCAGGTCTGTCATGAGTCAACTCATGGCCTCTACCCTGTAACTGCTGATGTGGATATCACCACATACAAACAGGCGGCACAATTCAACCCGGATGGTTCTCACGGACCCATGGTCTGTGCAGCTTGCCACTACACCAATGAAACCGGTGTGCCTCTGATTGCAAACAAAGAGGTGTGGGAAGGCAAGCCCATCATGGATGACTTCGATGCGGCAGTATCCTGGATGCATGCAACTGCACCGGACCTTGGCGGCGCAATCCCTGACGAATGATCAATTCGCCGAATTGAGATTTCAAAAGTAACTGAAGGGGGGGGGTAACGCCCCCCTTTTTTGATCCTGATGCTACATCGACCAAAGGAATGAATATTATGTTGAAATGGATCCAGTTGGCCCTGCTTGCTGGTCTCTCTCTGGGAGTATCCAATATCGCTCTCTCCAAGGGAGAGGCAACCCCACTGATCTCTGTTGAGGGATACACCATTACCGACTACGATATTGAGCGTGTCATTGTGAGTTCTCCACTGGCAGATCAATATCCAACACTTAATGAGAAAGATCAGGCGGCAATGCGTGGCGCCATTCTCATGCGTCTGGTAAATATGCAGCTACTCTATCTTGAGGCCATTAACCAGGAAATGGACCGGGATCCAGCGTTTATTGCAGACCGTGAGGCCTTCATAAAAGGAATTACCTATAAGCTATATATGGATAGATTGCGTGCATCGATCAAGATTCCCGATAAAGTAATGAGCGCTCTGCTCTCCAGGCTCAAGGGAAATTCTGGCGCCCTGGACGCATCCATTGCCCAGTACAAATCACAACAGTACAAACTGGTTCGTTCTCTTGCACTGAAAAAGATCCGTGAACAGCTCCACCTTTCTGTTCACGAAGAGCGCATAACCCCTGCAATCACTCCCAAGACAATTCTGGCGGAAGCCGACAACTACATAGTCAGCTTCTCTGACCTTGGGGTTGAGCTTGAAGGCAAGGATGATTTTCATGCGGCAACCATTGAGGAGCGTCTCTACCAAAAATTGGAGATTGATCTGGTCAATATGGTCTCCGGGGATATATCTGACGGACTAAAGAACACCATTGATGCCTTTTCCCGAGAGCGTCTGCCTGCCATGCTGTTAATGAAAAAAGAGAATGAGTGGGCACCAGATCGTGTCGCAGCACGTGCCTACTTTGAACAACACCGTGAACTTGGGTTTATCCCTGAGCAACGCATGATCTCACAGATTGTCCTTGATAGCCGTGAAAAGGCTGAGGCGACAAGAAAGCGGATACTTGCTGGAGAGAGCTTCTTCCGCATGGCAAAACTTCACAGCATTGACCCCTACGGACGAAAAAATGCCGGACAGATGGGGTGGCTGACAAAGGGCAAGGCGATGCCTGCCATCGAACAGGTGCTGGAGAACATGAAGGAAGAGGAGATTAGTGAGATTGCCGAGACCGAGAAAGGATTCCACCTGATCCTGCTACAGGAGATCAAACCATCCATTCAACATGAGTATGAGGAGGTCTACGACAGAGTGCGCCAGGCCATCACTGATGAGTATCTCCCTCCATTTGTACGTTCTCTGCAGCACAAATACAAGATCGAGTTCGCAGATCCTGTTGCCGAGATTCCAGTAGAGCGCCCCTGATTCTCATTAGTCGCCCGTAGATGCGTCAAACAGATCCTGTAATGTTATCCTTCCACAAATATCTTTATCCCAAATCCACAGATAGAAACATGAATACTGCACATCATCCTCTGTTTCTACTTGGGGCTTTGGGTTTATGAAAGTGAGGATTTTGGATCAATGTTTGGATTTGGAAAAAAAAGTGAAGCGGATGAGAAAACAGGTGTCATCAGTCGCCTGCAAGAGCGTCTCGCTCGTACCCGCTCAAACCTGAGTGACGGGCTTGGAACCCTTCTTTTTGGAAAAAAACGTGTCGACGATGATCTGCTGGAGGAGCTGGAGACCAGACTACTTACTGCAGATATCGGAATTGAGGCAACCCAGGAGATTCTTTCACAATTAACGGAGCGACTCTCCAGAAAAGAGAGCGATGATCCTGATGCAATGCTTGATGCCTTGAAAACAAGCATGCGAGAACTGCTGGCTCCACATGAGTCCCCTCTTCAACCAGAAACTGCCTCCCCTTACGTAATTCTGATGGTAGGAATCAATGGCGCAGGAAAGACCACTACCATTGGAAAGCTTGCCAAACAGATCCAGAACAACGGAAAATCTGTAATGCTTGCTGCCGGTGATACCTTTCGCGCTGCTGCAGTGGAGCAGTTGCAGAGCTGGGGGGAGCGTAATGATATTCCAGTCATCGCACAGCATACTGGGGCAGACAGCGCCTCTGTGCTCTACGATGCAGTTGAATCAGCACGTGCTAAAGGGGTTGATGTTCTTATTGCAGACACAGCAGGCCGTCTTCACACCCAATCCAATCTGATGGAGGAGCTAAAAAAAGTTAAGCGGGTAATGCAAAAGCTGGATGTCTCAATTCCACACGAAGTCATGTTGATTCTGGATGCCGGTACTGGCCAGAATGCAGTGCATCAGGCAGAGCAATTTCATGATGCCGTAGGGATCACCGGCATCACTCTCACCAAAATGGACGGTACCGCAAAAGGAGGGGTGATATTTGCCATTGCAAAACAGCTTGCGCTTCCGATCAGATTTATTGGTGTTGGAGAGGGAATTGATGATCTACGACCTTTTAACGCTACAGAGTTTGTAGAGGCCATACTTGCAGAGTAACTCATAGGTATCTCATTGTTTTATATCTGTTTTTCTGTCTCTATTACATAAAATTTCACTCTCCTTCCAAGGGAACCAAAACAGGAATTAGCACTCTAACCTTGCGAGTGCTAATTTTAGCCGTTATAATTAAAAATATAGAAAACAGAGAGAAAAATTAATGAGTTACGCCCTTCAAACAACACATGCTCAATTTCCTGCCGTAACGGTAGACAGCGTTGATGCCTACCTTCAGAGCCTGAGAAAGTTTCCTGTTCTCAGCCAGGAGGAAGAGCAGGAGCTGGCCATCCGCTTTCATGAGCAGGGTGATCTGGAAGCGGCACGCCACCTGGTCATCTCGAACCTCCGTTTTGTTGCCCATATTGCCAGAGGATATCTGGGGTATGGTCTTCCTCTGGCAGATCTGATTCAGGAGGGAAACCTCGGACTGATGAAAGCTGTGCGCCGCTTTGACCCGGAGAGAAAGGTCAGACTGGTATCCTTTGCCGTCCACTGGATCCGCTCGGAAATTCATGAATACGTACTCCGTAACTGGAGCATCGTAAAAGTTGCCACAACCAAGGCCCAGCGTAAACTCTTCTTCAATCTGCGTAGTTCCAAAAAGCGCCTAGGATGGTTCTCTCGTGAAGAGGTAGATACAGTCGCCAAAGACCTGAATGTAAAACCGGAAACTGTGCTGGAGATGGAACACCGCCTGAGCCACCATGATGCCTCTTTTGACCTCCCCATGGGGTGTGATGATGAGGATGACCATTTTGCCCCTGCCGCATTCCTGCAGGCTCCAACCTCCACTCCAGAGGAGGAGTTGGCAGAGAGTGACTGGAGAGAACAGTCAACCAGCATGATGCGATCCGCTCTTACTACTCTGGACGAACGTAGCAGAAACATCATTGTCCAGCGTTGGCTGAATGAGGATAAGAGCACTCTGCAGGAACTG contains the following coding sequences:
- a CDS encoding peptidylprolyl isomerase; amino-acid sequence: MLKWIQLALLAGLSLGVSNIALSKGEATPLISVEGYTITDYDIERVIVSSPLADQYPTLNEKDQAAMRGAILMRLVNMQLLYLEAINQEMDRDPAFIADREAFIKGITYKLYMDRLRASIKIPDKVMSALLSRLKGNSGALDASIAQYKSQQYKLVRSLALKKIREQLHLSVHEERITPAITPKTILAEADNYIVSFSDLGVELEGKDDFHAATIEERLYQKLEIDLVNMVSGDISDGLKNTIDAFSRERLPAMLLMKKENEWAPDRVAARAYFEQHRELGFIPEQRMISQIVLDSREKAEATRKRILAGESFFRMAKLHSIDPYGRKNAGQMGWLTKGKAMPAIEQVLENMKEEEISEIAETEKGFHLILLQEIKPSIQHEYEEVYDRVRQAITDEYLPPFVRSLQHKYKIEFADPVAEIPVERP
- the ftsY gene encoding signal recognition particle-docking protein FtsY — encoded protein: MFGFGKKSEADEKTGVISRLQERLARTRSNLSDGLGTLLFGKKRVDDDLLEELETRLLTADIGIEATQEILSQLTERLSRKESDDPDAMLDALKTSMRELLAPHESPLQPETASPYVILMVGINGAGKTTTIGKLAKQIQNNGKSVMLAAGDTFRAAAVEQLQSWGERNDIPVIAQHTGADSASVLYDAVESARAKGVDVLIADTAGRLHTQSNLMEELKKVKRVMQKLDVSIPHEVMLILDAGTGQNAVHQAEQFHDAVGITGITLTKMDGTAKGGVIFAIAKQLALPIRFIGVGEGIDDLRPFNATEFVEAILAE
- the rpoH gene encoding RNA polymerase sigma factor RpoH, which produces MSYALQTTHAQFPAVTVDSVDAYLQSLRKFPVLSQEEEQELAIRFHEQGDLEAARHLVISNLRFVAHIARGYLGYGLPLADLIQEGNLGLMKAVRRFDPERKVRLVSFAVHWIRSEIHEYVLRNWSIVKVATTKAQRKLFFNLRSSKKRLGWFSREEVDTVAKDLNVKPETVLEMEHRLSHHDASFDLPMGCDDEDDHFAPAAFLQAPTSTPEEELAESDWREQSTSMMRSALTTLDERSRNIIVQRWLNEDKSTLQELADEYGVSAERVRQLEQNALKKMRGRITL